From one Ciona intestinalis unplaced genomic scaffold, KH HT001210.1, whole genome shotgun sequence genomic stretch:
- the LOC100184666 gene encoding uncharacterized protein LOC100184666 has product MASQKATEECANNLHKNSQRIVDFVHMTSSHNFLATSVAGSSGSLELYGAEIRGRLGCFQSLIIKEAFAIMKTLLPALRLLNNSKESPQSSDLQKALELQWVDFTLCLEMFGSDVKVLWFLNNAYNTAGDSLDWSGIKTGFHSLPNIECSDCDVEDKPVNSRMEDAIRKTELILHSLKTQMAVQAWAVEHFSSFAIGSVRAVDGETMGIKFILLKLRHGYPHLFVVTSASIAIIVVALLVVATFLF; this is encoded by the exons ATGGCAAGCCAGAAGGCGACGGAAGAATGCGCCAACAATTTGCACAAG AACTCGCAGCGGATCGTCGATTTCGTGCATATGACGTCATCTCATAATTTTCTCGCGACTTCGGTTGCTGGATCGTCGGGAAGTTTAGAATTATATGGAGCGGAAATCCGGGGGAGGTTGGGATGTTTTCAATCCCTCATCATAAAAGAAGCTTTCGCTATTATGAAGACATTGTTGCCAGCGTTGCGATT GTTAAATAATTCTAAAGAGTCGCCGCAATCGAGCGATTTGCAGAAAGCGTTGGAATTACAATGGGTCGACTTTACTCTATGTCTTGAAATGTTCGGAAGTGACGTCAAAGTGTTATGGTTTCTAAACAATGCTTATAATACGGcag GTGATTCCCTTGATTGGAGCGGGATAAAGACGGGATTTCATTCGCTTCCGAACATCGAGTgtagcgattgtgacgtagaagATAAGCCTGTTAACTCTAGAATGGAAGACGCGATTCGTAAAACGGAATTAATTCTTCATTCGTTGAAA ACGCAGATGGCGGTTCAAGCTTGGGCAGTGGAACATTTCAGCT CTTTCGCGATCGGTAGCGTACGAGCGGTGGATGGCGAAACAATGGGGATAaag tTCATCTTGCTGAAGTTGCGACATGGATATCCCCATTTGTTTGTCGTCACTTCCGCTTCTATTGCCATCATCGTCGTCGCTTTGTTGGTCGTCGCTACATTTCTATTCTGA